TATCTTAGCATAGGGGGTATTGACATTGTCAACAAAAAAATCAGATAATTTTAAAAAGACGGGGGATTATATTCAATCGCTGGAACGGGGACTTGAAGTGATCCAAGCCTTCTCCCAGAAGGATCCTGCTTTGACTGTCAGCGAGGCAGCCAAAAAAACCGGGCTCAGCAGGCCGACGGCGCGGCGGATTTTGCTGACACTGGAGCATCTGGGATTTGTCGAATCCAGAAATAATGCTTTTCTGCTGACTCCCAAGACGCTGTCACTCGGATTCGCCTACCTTTCCTCCAACAACACGTGGAGCATCGCACATCCAATCATGCGGGATTTTGTGTCCCGGACAGGTGAATCATGTTCCATCTCGATTTTGGACGGTGCAGATATTTTATATGTTGCCCGGGTTTCAGCCAAACGGATCATGTCTATCAACCTGGATGTCGGTTCCCGGCTTCCGGCTTATGCCACATCGATGGGGCATGTGCTGCTCGCCGGGCTGTCTGAACAGGAATTGGACGAGTACTTCGAATCCGTGCAGCTTGAGAAATTCACGGACAGGACCATCACTGATGAAGAGCAGCTTCGGCATACACTTGCTGAAGTACGGCAAAAAGGCTGGGGCGGGGTGGATCAGCAGTTCGAAGAAGGGCTCCGGTCAATTGCTGTGCCAATTTCCAGTCCGGATGGAAAAGTAATTGCGGCGATCAATTGCTCTGCACATGCAGGCCGGATTTCAAAACAAGTACTGCGCGAAGAATTTTTGCCGATTCTCCAAAACACGGCGGAGAAAATCAGCCAATCGATTGCGGCTGCCACTAATTCCGCTTATTTATAGTTCCGGAAGATATAGAACCGTCAATACATCAAAGGCGTTTCCTGTAACGCATGCCCAGCGGCTGCAAATGTTACAGGAAACGCCTTATTTGTCGCGGACCTCTAAACCGCGGATTTCCGGTCTGTCATTTAAGAATTTGGCCAAGCAATGCGATGCCTTTCCTTATCTCTGCCGTCGATATCAGACTATAGGATAAGCGGAAGGTCTGCCCCGGACGCGAAGTGAACCCGTTGCCCGGACTTACCGCTATGCCCTTTGCTTGGGCTTTTTGAAACAGCAGCCGATCCTGGCTGTCCGGATTCACCCGCACCCAGATATAATATCCACCGGCCGGTTCCGTCCAGACGGCACGTCCGGTCAAATGTTCTTCCAGTGCTTCAAGAGCCACTTCCCTCCTGAGACGCAGTTGTCTTCTCAAATAATCCAGATGCTGTCCGTGAAGTTCGCTTGCCAGCCATTTCGCGGCGGCAAGCTGCTGCAGTAGGCTTGTGCCGCCGTCCATCTCCGCCTTTACTGCGGCAAGACGGTCAATGACCGCTTTCGGCCCGACTGTCCAGCCGATCCTGAAATCAGGGCCAAGCACCTGTGACAAGCTTCCGATATACAGGACATTTCCGAAGGTATCCCGCGTTTTCAGTGACAGAGGCGGCGGTGAATCAATCCATAAATCTCCGAAAGAATCGTCTTCGATGATCGAAATCTGCTCACGCTGTCCCAGTCGGATCAATTCCGCGCGGCGCTCTTCCGGCATCAGCGATCCTGTCGGATTCTGGAAAGCCGGCATCGCGTATAATACAGCACGCCGTTTTTCATATGGCGGGAGACTCTCCGGCCGGAGACCGGCTTCATCCACCGGCAGCCGGACAAGCCGCATGCCGGCGTCCCGCAGTCCAGCTGAACGGGATAGCGGAGAGGGATCTTCGGTTATCAGCATCTCGCCCGGTCGGACAAGCGCTGTGGTGATCAGATGCAGCGCTTGTGTGGCCCCTGATGTGACAAGGACAGATTCCGGAGATGTCTGGATGCCTTTTTCCTTCAAGTGATTGCAGATAGCTTTCCGCAATACCGGATCTCCATTTGGTCCTCCCGCAGACGTGCCTTGCCAATCTGCAAGCACCCCCCTCATGATCACTTGCATATCCCGAGCTGGAAACATTGTCCGCACCAGCTCATCCCGATCTAATCGGATCAGCTTGTTTCCCGTTTCATCCATTTGAACTCTTTCAGCAGTTTCCGTCCCTCTATGAAGAAGGCCTGAAATCCAGTTCAGCGGCACGCCTTCATCCCTCAGTGTCCAGCTGTTATTGGCGACAATCGTGCCTTTTCCTGTAATCGTTCTAAGTAGACCATCCGCCTTCAGCTCGTCCAATGCGGCGACTACCGTACTCCGGTTCATGCCACACCGCTTCGCCAAATCTCGTTGACTGGGGATCATGCTGCCGATCGCCCATTCTCCGTCCGAAATTTTCCCTTTCACGAGATCCACCAATTGTCTGTGTTTTGTCTTCCGCATCCCTCTTCACCTCTCTAACTGGTTGGATAAAAATCCGCTGACTGGTTGGAGACATTATAGCAAAGCCTTCCTACAATAGGATATAGCCAGGATACGACGAATCATCGGCTGGATTCATTGCTTGGGAGGTGGAAAACGGATGAATACAAAAGCGTGGACAATGGCCTTGTTGACTGTTCTGATCTGGGGGACGACATTCGCGGCAATCCGAGTTAGCCTGCACGGCGGTTACGAAGCGGGACATCTTGTACTGGTGCGGTACCTCATTGCATCCGCCCTGTTCCTGCTATATGCCCTTTGGCCCGGCGTGCGGTTCCGGCTGCCGCACCGGAAGGATCTGCCAAAGATTTTCGGGCTCAGTCTCATTGGTATCAGTGTTTACCATATCGGCATCACATTCGGTGAACAGACGATTTCAGCCGGAACCGCCGGCATGCTAATCGGTTCCGCTCCGATTTTCACGGCCATCATTGCGATGTTGGTCCTGAAGGAACGCCCCGGCACAGCGGGCTGGCTTGGGCTCGTTACTGGCTTCATTGGTATCCTGCTCATCATGTTCGGCACAGAAGGCGGTGCTTTTTCACTTGAATGGGGCGCAATTCTCGTGCTCATCTCCGCTCTCGCCGCATCGATTTTTTTCGTTTTTCAGAAAGGACTGCTCACCCGCTACACGTCGATTGAATTGACCGCCTATTTTACCTGGGCTGGTACGATCCCGTTTTTCCTGTTCGCACCCGGCGTGGCGGATTCCATCTCGGCAGCAACAGCGGAGGCGAACTGGGCGGCGCTGTACGTCGGAATCTTCCCGGCTGCAATCGGTTATGCCCTGTGGGCCACGGCCCTTTCTGCAGGCAATGCCGGTTCCGTTGCAAGCGTTCTTTACCTTGAGCCGGCGGTCGCCGTATTCACCGCCTGGCTGCTGCTTGGCGAATGGCCGACTGCTCTGTCCGTCACGGGCGGGATCATCGCGCTTTTCGGAGTGCTCCTAGTGAACAGCTTCGGTCCGAAACGGAAGGAACAGCGTGTGCAGGAGGAATGGTCACACCAAAATTCTTAATGGAATAAGGATAAAGAGGGGCTGTCCCGAAAGGTCATGAAAAATGACCTCGAGGGGCAGTTCCTTTTTCTATTCGTAAAGAAGTAGCTGGGGTTCGGCCCGGCGGACGCTTTCCGCGGGCACGGCTTCAGACGCTTCCCTCGCTGGGCTCGGTCCAGGGTCTTCAGCTCGTGTTGGTCCCGCAGGAGTCGCCGCCGGCCTTCCCGCTAGTCAAGTCATCAATGCATACAAAAATCGTCCGTTTCTGTAAAATGGGAGTTACCACACAACCACTCAGAAAGGACGATTTTTATGCGCAATCCAACGATTGCTTCTACCGATTATACCATGCAACCACCTCTTCCGTCAGGTGAATTACTTGAACATGAAATCGTAGTCTCCACCCAAGGGCGCCCGCCGGCGCCCGCATTCAAACCGTATGATCCGACCCAGGCCTTATCCATTCCTGATATTGGCGCCCTGATTCCCGACCATCATGTGGCTCGTGTGGTGGATCAGTTGGTTGAGGCTTTCCCCGA
Above is a genomic segment from Planococcus lenghuensis containing:
- a CDS encoding IclR family transcriptional regulator; protein product: MSTKKSDNFKKTGDYIQSLERGLEVIQAFSQKDPALTVSEAAKKTGLSRPTARRILLTLEHLGFVESRNNAFLLTPKTLSLGFAYLSSNNTWSIAHPIMRDFVSRTGESCSISILDGADILYVARVSAKRIMSINLDVGSRLPAYATSMGHVLLAGLSEQELDEYFESVQLEKFTDRTITDEEQLRHTLAEVRQKGWGGVDQQFEEGLRSIAVPISSPDGKVIAAINCSAHAGRISKQVLREEFLPILQNTAEKISQSIAAATNSAYL
- a CDS encoding aminotransferase-like domain-containing protein, whose amino-acid sequence is MRKTKHRQLVDLVKGKISDGEWAIGSMIPSQRDLAKRCGMNRSTVVAALDELKADGLLRTITGKGTIVANNSWTLRDEGVPLNWISGLLHRGTETAERVQMDETGNKLIRLDRDELVRTMFPARDMQVIMRGVLADWQGTSAGGPNGDPVLRKAICNHLKEKGIQTSPESVLVTSGATQALHLITTALVRPGEMLITEDPSPLSRSAGLRDAGMRLVRLPVDEAGLRPESLPPYEKRRAVLYAMPAFQNPTGSLMPEERRAELIRLGQREQISIIEDDSFGDLWIDSPPPLSLKTRDTFGNVLYIGSLSQVLGPDFRIGWTVGPKAVIDRLAAVKAEMDGGTSLLQQLAAAKWLASELHGQHLDYLRRQLRLRREVALEALEEHLTGRAVWTEPAGGYYIWVRVNPDSQDRLLFQKAQAKGIAVSPGNGFTSRPGQTFRLSYSLISTAEIRKGIALLGQILK
- a CDS encoding DMT family transporter, yielding MNTKAWTMALLTVLIWGTTFAAIRVSLHGGYEAGHLVLVRYLIASALFLLYALWPGVRFRLPHRKDLPKIFGLSLIGISVYHIGITFGEQTISAGTAGMLIGSAPIFTAIIAMLVLKERPGTAGWLGLVTGFIGILLIMFGTEGGAFSLEWGAILVLISALAASIFFVFQKGLLTRYTSIELTAYFTWAGTIPFFLFAPGVADSISAATAEANWAALYVGIFPAAIGYALWATALSAGNAGSVASVLYLEPAVAVFTAWLLLGEWPTALSVTGGIIALFGVLLVNSFGPKRKEQRVQEEWSHQNS